In Syntrophomonas wolfei subsp. wolfei str. Goettingen G311, a single window of DNA contains:
- a CDS encoding DUF4276 family protein: MELYFMLEEPSMKELLKMILPKVLPEGVQYHLIKHEGKQDLEKSLPRKLRAITHDARFIVVRDQDSADCYEIKKRLCDICSFSGRTDTVVRIACHEMESWFLGDLQAVEKAYNISGLSRRQQQRKYRNPDGLNNAAQELKKLVPGYQKISGARTIGQHMDINRNCSASFRVFLEGVYKALG, from the coding sequence ATGGAGCTGTATTTTATGCTGGAAGAACCTTCCATGAAAGAACTATTGAAAATGATTTTACCGAAGGTGTTGCCGGAAGGGGTTCAGTATCATTTAATCAAGCATGAAGGAAAACAGGATTTGGAAAAATCTTTACCTAGGAAATTAAGAGCCATAACTCACGACGCGCGATTCATAGTAGTTAGGGATCAGGATAGCGCTGATTGTTATGAAATAAAAAAACGATTATGCGACATATGTTCTTTCAGCGGAAGAACGGATACGGTGGTCAGAATTGCCTGCCATGAAATGGAATCCTGGTTTTTGGGTGATTTACAGGCTGTGGAGAAGGCCTATAATATTAGCGGACTTTCCCGAAGACAGCAACAGAGAAAATACCGGAATCCCGATGGGCTAAATAATGCCGCTCAGGAATTAAAAAAGTTAGTTCCTGGATACCAAAAGATAAGTGGGGCTAGGACTATCGGACAACATATGGATATTAATAGAAACTGCTCAGCGAGTTTTCGAGTGTTTTTGGAAGGGGTTTATAAGGCTCTTGGGTAG
- the pseI gene encoding pseudaminic acid synthase: protein MNNISLPGIIVGKGYRPFIVAEMSGNHNHSLKRALAILEAAAGAGAHAVKLQTYTADTITLDISDGDFFIEDKDSPWKGRSLYDLYNEAYTPWEWHEPIFKRCRELGLMAFSTPFDETAVDFLETLDVPCYKIASFENTDLPLIRKVASTGKPMIISTGMASVAEIDETVRVAREAGCKDLILLKCTSSYPASPEDSNLLTIPHMQKLFNCPVGLSDHTIGIGAAIASVALGACMIEKHFTLSRADGGVDSAFSMEPEEMRQLVIETERAWQALGKISYGPGEQESKSLKFRRSLYISKDMAAGEVLTQENLRIVRPGYGLEPKYYDVFLGKKINQAVKKGTLLSWDLI from the coding sequence ATGAACAATATTTCACTACCGGGTATTATTGTGGGGAAGGGTTACAGACCATTTATTGTTGCTGAAATGTCAGGTAATCATAATCACTCTTTAAAACGAGCACTGGCTATTCTGGAAGCAGCTGCAGGGGCTGGTGCTCATGCAGTTAAGCTACAAACTTATACGGCAGATACAATTACCCTTGATATAAGCGATGGTGACTTTTTTATTGAGGATAAGGACAGCCCCTGGAAGGGTAGAAGTCTATATGACTTATATAATGAGGCCTATACCCCATGGGAATGGCATGAGCCGATTTTCAAGCGCTGCCGGGAATTGGGGCTAATGGCTTTTAGCACGCCTTTTGATGAGACAGCAGTGGATTTTTTAGAAACGTTGGATGTTCCCTGCTATAAGATTGCTTCCTTTGAAAATACTGATTTGCCGCTTATCCGCAAAGTAGCTTCAACAGGTAAGCCGATGATTATCTCTACCGGGATGGCTTCGGTAGCAGAGATAGATGAAACTGTGAGGGTGGCTCGGGAGGCAGGCTGTAAGGATTTAATTTTACTAAAGTGTACCAGCTCTTATCCCGCCAGCCCGGAGGATAGCAATTTGCTTACTATTCCGCATATGCAAAAACTGTTTAATTGTCCGGTAGGTCTTTCTGACCATACCATAGGAATTGGCGCAGCGATAGCTTCTGTGGCCCTGGGGGCCTGTATGATAGAAAAGCATTTTACTTTATCCAGAGCCGATGGCGGTGTAGACTCCGCATTTTCCATGGAACCGGAAGAAATGAGGCAGCTGGTAATTGAAACGGAACGGGCCTGGCAGGCACTGGGGAAAATCAGCTACGGCCCGGGGGAGCAGGAAAGCAAATCTTTGAAATTCCGGCGTTCTTTATATATATCCAAAGACATGGCCGCAGGGGAAGTTTTAACCCAGGAGAATCTTCGCATTGTGCGGCCTGGATATGGTTTGGAACCGAAGTATTATGATGTATTTTTAGGGAAAAAGATTAACCAGGCCGTAAAAAAAGGGACTCTTTTAAGCTGGGATTTGATATAG
- a CDS encoding type II toxin-antitoxin system HicA family toxin: MNPKKLIKKILNNNRNIRFSDMLKLVAAYGFELKRINGSHHIFVHPDINEIINLQEVDGKVKPYQINQFLTLIEKYNLQMGVEED, translated from the coding sequence ATGAATCCAAAAAAACTAATAAAGAAAATTCTTAACAACAACCGCAATATTCGTTTCTCTGATATGCTAAAATTAGTCGCAGCCTATGGATTTGAACTAAAACGTATAAATGGAAGTCACCACATTTTTGTTCATCCTGACATAAACGAAATTATTAACCTGCAGGAAGTTGATGGCAAGGTAAAACCATATCAGATCAATCAGTTCTTAACCCTGATTGAAAAATATAACCTGCAAATGGGGGTCGAAGAAGATTGA
- a CDS encoding nucleotidyltransferase substrate binding protein: MKLELSSLRNAIRSLEKALLITADKIVQEDVSTDEIDLMKAGVIQNFEFSYELCWKSMKRWIEYNVGAEIVDGVTRKELFRRGLENKLISDIDIWMEFHRARNISSHIYDDKTAEEVYEIATKFLDYAKKLLDSLESRND, translated from the coding sequence ATGAAACTTGAGTTAAGCAGTTTGAGAAATGCTATAAGATCGCTGGAAAAGGCTTTGCTGATTACTGCTGACAAAATTGTGCAGGAAGATGTGAGTACTGATGAAATAGATTTGATGAAAGCCGGTGTAATTCAAAATTTTGAATTCAGCTATGAACTCTGTTGGAAATCTATGAAGCGTTGGATTGAATATAATGTTGGTGCGGAAATTGTTGATGGGGTAACCCGTAAGGAACTATTTCGAAGAGGCCTGGAGAATAAGTTGATTTCGGATATTGATATATGGATGGAATTTCATCGGGCTAGAAATATATCATCACATATATATGATGATAAGACCGCAGAGGAAGTGTATGAAATAGCCACAAAATTCCTTGATTATGCTAAAAAGCTTCTCGATAGTTTGGAGAGCCGCAATGATTAA
- a CDS encoding type II toxin-antitoxin system HicB family antitoxin, with amino-acid sequence MKDYHINIFYSEKDGGYIADIPDLKGCSAFGVSPEEAAKEIQLAKKAWIAAAREADIPIPRPRYKPIIYQNQ; translated from the coding sequence TTGAAAGACTATCACATCAATATTTTTTATAGTGAAAAAGACGGCGGTTATATTGCTGATATCCCTGATTTAAAAGGATGCTCCGCCTTTGGGGTTAGCCCGGAAGAAGCTGCCAAAGAAATACAACTGGCCAAAAAAGCATGGATAGCAGCCGCCCGTGAAGCTGATATCCCCATTCCCCGCCCCCGGTATAAACCAATTATTTATCAGAATCAGTAA
- the hepT gene encoding type VII toxin-antitoxin system HepT family RNase toxin, translating into MSDHDRICAKLEKLQTYYTELKSLSSISLDEYISNSIYRRAVERTMQLIVECATDINNMLLKMQSGKGATDYFNSFIDIAEQDIIPIEFALKIAPSTGLRNILVHEYEKINDEVVYSSINTCLQYYLEYMDLINQYLKCTK; encoded by the coding sequence ATGTCCGACCATGACAGAATCTGCGCCAAATTAGAGAAACTGCAGACTTACTATACCGAGCTAAAATCTCTCTCATCTATTTCCCTGGATGAGTATATCAGCAACTCCATTTATCGGCGGGCTGTAGAAAGAACCATGCAGCTAATAGTCGAATGCGCTACCGATATTAACAATATGCTCCTGAAGATGCAGAGCGGCAAAGGGGCTACTGATTACTTTAACTCCTTTATCGATATCGCCGAGCAGGATATCATACCTATTGAATTTGCTTTAAAAATTGCGCCTTCTACCGGGCTCAGAAATATACTGGTACACGAATATGAGAAAATCAATGATGAAGTCGTTTATAGCTCTATAAACACCTGCTTACAATACTACCTGGAGTATATGGATTTAATTAACCAGTACCTGAAATGCACCAAGTAA
- a CDS encoding PIG-L deacetylase family protein — protein sequence MNVLIIAAHPDDEVLGCGGTIAKHVENGDEVHVVILAEGVTSRDLRRERESRAGELSQLAQAAQEAGRILEVQSVELHDFPDNRMDAVDLLDVVKVVETAIDKYKPDMVYTHHAGDVNIDHRIVHQAVVTACRPLPGQCVKTLLFFEVPSSTEWQIPGSAPAFLPNYFVDISDCLDKKFQALKAYESEMRPWPHPRSLTAVEHLARWRGSMVGVEAAEGFMLGRKLS from the coding sequence ATGAATGTACTTATTATAGCCGCCCACCCCGATGATGAAGTCCTGGGCTGTGGGGGGACAATTGCAAAACACGTAGAGAACGGTGATGAAGTTCATGTGGTAATCCTGGCGGAGGGAGTGACCAGCCGGGATTTGCGGCGGGAACGGGAGAGCCGGGCCGGGGAGCTTTCGCAACTGGCGCAGGCGGCTCAGGAGGCGGGGCGGATTCTGGAAGTGCAGTCGGTAGAGTTGCATGATTTTCCCGATAATCGTATGGATGCGGTGGATTTGCTGGATGTTGTGAAAGTAGTGGAAACGGCTATTGATAAATATAAACCGGATATGGTCTATACCCATCATGCCGGGGATGTAAACATTGATCACCGTATTGTCCACCAGGCCGTAGTTACTGCCTGCCGCCCGTTGCCGGGACAGTGCGTTAAAACCCTGCTTTTCTTCGAAGTTCCTTCCAGTACTGAGTGGCAGATACCAGGTTCTGCTCCTGCTTTTTTGCCCAATTATTTTGTGGATATAAGCGATTGTTTAGATAAGAAGTTCCAGGCCCTGAAGGCCTATGAGAGCGAGATGCGGCCCTGGCCCCACCCGCGCTCGTTAACGGCAGTTGAACACCTGGCCCGCTGGCGGGGTTCTATGGTGGGGGTGGAAGCGGCAGAGGGGTTTATGCTGGGGCGCAAATTATCGTAA
- a CDS encoding class I SAM-dependent methyltransferase translates to MEEILKLKASDTASLEARGEANKKYGIQDFDTWVKRILSRINCSSVLDVCCGTGNQLTYYIQMPCTTNILGVDISKDSLKIARQRCEYLLSTNKKLTLKCCKMEEMFDDKEIDRQYDLISCFYGLYYAEDVDVIVERMIDHLNHKGVFLIVGPYGKNNASLFEIIQKHCMIPELVIKSSTTFMQEDLILKLVTLPGISVDTETFVNPILYPSPQAVMDYWQASTFYVPQYHSTIQQELEKRFENHDVFVVEKHIMAIIASKL, encoded by the coding sequence TTGGAAGAGATTCTTAAATTAAAAGCTTCAGATACAGCTTCTTTAGAAGCACGAGGAGAAGCAAACAAAAAATATGGCATTCAAGATTTTGATACGTGGGTGAAAAGGATACTAAGTAGAATAAACTGTTCATCAGTATTAGATGTTTGTTGTGGTACTGGAAATCAGTTAACATATTATATACAAATGCCTTGTACCACTAATATTTTGGGAGTTGATATATCTAAAGATTCACTTAAAATAGCCAGACAGCGATGTGAGTATCTCCTTAGTACAAATAAAAAGTTAACGCTTAAGTGTTGTAAAATGGAGGAGATGTTTGACGATAAAGAAATAGATAGACAGTATGACCTTATTTCATGTTTTTATGGTTTGTATTATGCGGAAGATGTTGATGTTATAGTTGAGAGAATGATAGACCATCTAAATCATAAAGGGGTATTCTTAATAGTAGGTCCTTATGGGAAGAATAATGCTAGTTTATTTGAAATTATCCAAAAGCATTGCATGATTCCTGAATTAGTAATAAAAAGTTCTACGACTTTTATGCAAGAGGATTTAATATTAAAATTAGTTACTTTACCAGGAATTTCAGTTGATACTGAAACATTTGTAAATCCGATATTGTATCCTTCGCCTCAAGCAGTTATGGATTATTGGCAAGCTTCCACATTCTATGTTCCTCAATACCATTCAACTATACAACAAGAATTGGAAAAACGTTTTGAAAACCATGATGTATTTGTGGTTGAAAAACATATCATGGCAATTATTGCGTCTAAACTATAG
- a CDS encoding nucleotidyltransferase domain-containing protein → MRLSTHEINSIKDTIKSVDQDARIYLFGSRVDNKKRGGDIDLLIFSHKLKEEERFRIKRDLWEQIGEQKIDIIIVRDESDPFTRIALRGAVLL, encoded by the coding sequence ATGAGACTATCTACTCATGAAATAAACTCTATTAAAGATACGATAAAAAGCGTTGATCAGGATGCGCGGATATATCTATTTGGCTCCCGGGTCGATAATAAAAAAAGAGGGGGAGATATTGATTTGTTGATATTCTCCCATAAGCTAAAAGAAGAAGAAAGATTTAGAATCAAGAGGGATTTGTGGGAACAAATAGGGGAGCAGAAGATAGATATTATTATTGTCCGGGATGAGTCTGATCCCTTTACGAGAATTGCGTTGAGGGGGGCAGTTTTATTATGA
- the mntA gene encoding type VII toxin-antitoxin system MntA family adenylyltransferase antitoxin gives MLTKIDTDKLQQVVEKYHLKLLVYYGSYARQEDYDHSRSDIDIAFISEQQLGSQQLFDLMSDLIMLHRKSNIDLVNLQTASGLLKEAVANDGRVLYEKEEGYFQQLCPYLYKCYYETRKFRQIKHALFEKKLAEELKNVRP, from the coding sequence ATGCTCACTAAAATCGATACCGACAAACTGCAGCAGGTAGTAGAAAAATATCATCTGAAGCTATTAGTATATTACGGCAGCTATGCCCGGCAGGAAGACTATGACCATTCCCGCAGTGACATAGATATTGCCTTTATTTCGGAACAGCAGCTGGGTAGCCAGCAATTATTTGATTTGATGAGTGATTTAATCATGCTGCATCGCAAAAGTAACATAGACCTGGTTAACCTGCAAACCGCTTCCGGTCTTTTAAAAGAAGCAGTTGCCAATGATGGCAGAGTTCTATATGAGAAAGAAGAAGGATACTTTCAACAATTGTGCCCTTATCTATATAAATGCTATTATGAAACCCGCAAGTTCCGCCAGATAAAGCATGCTCTATTCGAAAAGAAATTAGCGGAGGAATTAAAAAATGTCCGACCATGA
- a CDS encoding DUF2920 family protein, with product MRETVNLTLEAHPDIELGRERRPLEAFLTFPEAGINEDTGIFLLIDGLGGRANSQYQSDELRPFVADTFNCVAVGVNYFGIARNEVLNITPEFLYNFNRIYGLNLSLESFKLVQGEDDIYRVIAEAVIGRGITSVDVRCQPTLETGRGEYQSWGFLPAIDCLQVVGEVLKTYPLNPGRIMAYGSGYGGYIALLLGKFAPHTFSVIMERGAYCRSELKHIACGEVMEEDYIYSFAIRFSDLRFTIAAGSKNPWTIEDELSLAYFSDSHRRIRSLLAEGPRMVSPTRYYILHAEDDDIVPVADKDLLVERLRDYAPVYYQRVPGSGGEREVLDDSVVKEENGKENGAKELFPLLDLNKASDRDLLQCLSQVEQDESIPEKRDTDFTLNSRYVFDCGEKHYEFSFADSYGLQVTLRDKPGI from the coding sequence TTGAGGGAGACAGTAAATCTGACACTAGAAGCCCATCCGGATATTGAACTGGGCAGGGAAAGAAGGCCCCTGGAAGCCTTCCTGACTTTTCCGGAGGCAGGAATCAATGAGGATACCGGTATATTCCTGCTGATCGATGGCCTGGGCGGGCGGGCAAATTCCCAATATCAAAGCGATGAATTGCGCCCCTTTGTCGCCGATACTTTTAACTGTGTGGCGGTAGGGGTAAATTATTTCGGTATTGCCCGTAATGAGGTTTTGAATATCACCCCGGAGTTTTTATATAATTTCAACCGTATTTACGGCTTGAACCTGAGCCTGGAGAGCTTCAAACTGGTGCAAGGTGAGGATGATATCTACCGGGTGATTGCGGAAGCGGTTATCGGGCGGGGGATTACCAGTGTGGATGTTCGCTGCCAGCCTACCCTGGAAACGGGGAGGGGGGAATACCAGTCCTGGGGGTTTTTGCCGGCCATTGACTGCTTGCAGGTAGTGGGTGAAGTCTTGAAAACCTATCCGCTTAACCCGGGCCGGATTATGGCTTATGGCAGCGGCTACGGGGGATACATAGCTCTTTTGCTGGGAAAGTTTGCTCCCCATACCTTTTCCGTGATTATGGAGCGGGGGGCTTACTGCCGTTCAGAGTTGAAACATATTGCCTGCGGGGAAGTCATGGAAGAGGATTATATATACAGTTTTGCTATACGCTTTTCTGATTTGAGATTTACTATAGCTGCTGGTTCCAAGAACCCCTGGACGATAGAGGACGAGCTGTCCTTGGCCTATTTTTCCGACAGCCACCGCCGCATCCGGAGTTTGCTGGCGGAAGGGCCGCGGATGGTTTCTCCTACTCGTTACTATATATTGCATGCGGAAGATGATGATATCGTCCCGGTGGCGGATAAAGACCTTCTGGTGGAGAGGCTGAGAGATTATGCTCCGGTTTATTACCAGCGAGTGCCGGGGTCGGGAGGGGAGCGGGAGGTTTTGGACGACAGCGTGGTTAAAGAGGAGAACGGTAAGGAGAACGGCGCGAAGGAGCTATTTCCGCTGCTGGATTTAAACAAGGCCAGTGACCGGGATTTGCTCCAATGCTTAAGCCAGGTGGAGCAGGATGAGAGCATTCCCGAGAAGCGGGATACGGATTTCACTTTGAATAGCCGCTATGTCTTTGACTGTGGCGAGAAGCACTACGAGTTTTCTTTTGCTGATTCCTATGGGTTACAAGTGACTCTGCGGGACAAGCCGGGGATTTAG
- a CDS encoding ParA family protein, which yields MATVISMINLKGGVGKTTLTVAMAEFMAAEYGLKVLVVDLDPQTNATVALINELEWRKRNIRGQTLLNIFLDHLSKYQVFSLEEAIVHNVSNVNGGIEGLDLLPSSIDLIEVHDEFLQAIPSLPINPLHLLDDVLRAALSAYDIVLIDCPPDLGLICQNGLMISDYYIIPTIPDILSTYGIPQIINRIGRLQRENSISIQPLGLVISKYRQQSEIHKNQANLLKIHAPKAGYRQVFNTFIPEGNLAAMVMDYTLHFNSLREKYNYSKYYQIYKALTEEVLSCVQ from the coding sequence ATGGCAACGGTAATAAGTATGATTAATCTGAAAGGAGGGGTAGGAAAGACTACCCTGACCGTGGCTATGGCGGAGTTTATGGCGGCGGAGTATGGCCTTAAGGTGCTGGTGGTGGACCTCGATCCCCAGACCAATGCCACCGTGGCTTTGATTAATGAACTAGAATGGAGAAAACGCAATATACGGGGGCAGACGCTACTTAATATTTTTTTGGATCACCTGAGCAAATACCAGGTATTTTCGCTGGAGGAGGCTATAGTACATAATGTTTCCAATGTTAATGGCGGCATAGAGGGTTTGGATTTGCTGCCTTCCAGCATTGACCTGATTGAGGTGCATGATGAGTTCCTGCAAGCTATTCCTTCGCTCCCCATTAATCCCCTGCATCTCCTGGATGATGTTTTGCGGGCAGCACTTTCCGCATATGACATAGTCTTGATTGATTGCCCGCCGGATCTGGGCCTGATTTGCCAGAACGGCCTGATGATCAGCGATTATTATATTATTCCTACCATACCGGACATCCTTTCTACTTATGGGATTCCCCAGATTATAAACCGCATCGGGCGTTTGCAGCGGGAGAATAGTATTTCTATCCAACCGCTGGGCCTGGTTATTAGCAAATACCGCCAGCAATCGGAAATCCACAAGAACCAGGCAAATCTTTTAAAAATTCATGCTCCCAAGGCCGGATACCGGCAAGTATTTAACACCTTTATTCCAGAAGGAAATCTGGCCGCTATGGTGATGGATTATACCTTGCATTTCAATAGCCTGCGGGAAAAATACAACTACAGCAAGTATTATCAAATATATAAAGCCCTTACCGAGGAGGTTTTGAGCTGTGTCCAATAA
- a CDS encoding formyltransferase family protein, giving the protein MGAKPVRALWKQGFSGDPGHCDGAEAGKSLRGQILMEDIDIFLTSLNTALRKIENKYFNVPNHNRHYPVFRERIYCYELYHQLRNNLPEGFPFTIHGELDKVVNISIHELLRTKKPDFVVHEPGSNYNLIVMVVKSINNTENDIINDCYKLINFKNHANYTQPIMIVFGEKEREKDEELIHNVKSTLIRDGKCGNNFLLIWHKSFDKIKYWHINKDVVLENQKDKLNITVVSDLNSWLNIYIPLLLKELEKKNHIIRWTNDVKTVLYGDLAFYLGCRQIVPSDILEKNKHNLVVHESDLPWGKGWSPLTWQILEGKNDIPIVLFEAAEKVDSGVIYLKETMHFTGTELVEELRATQADTTFKLCLEFIDNYPDIIDKAVSQEGESSYYRRRTPEDSRLDPDKTIREQFDLLRVVDNKRYPAFFELNGEQYLLKVLKKGN; this is encoded by the coding sequence GTGGGAGCCAAGCCGGTAAGAGCACTATGGAAGCAAGGTTTTTCAGGTGACCCAGGCCATTGTGATGGAGCTGAAGCCGGGAAATCTCTTAGGGGGCAGATTTTAATGGAAGATATAGATATTTTTTTAACATCACTCAATACTGCATTGAGGAAAATTGAGAACAAGTATTTCAATGTCCCAAACCATAATAGACACTATCCAGTCTTTAGGGAGAGAATATATTGTTATGAATTATACCATCAATTGAGGAACAATCTTCCTGAAGGTTTCCCATTTACAATTCATGGCGAGCTCGATAAGGTGGTTAATATTTCTATTCATGAATTATTAAGAACAAAAAAACCTGATTTTGTAGTTCATGAGCCGGGCTCGAATTATAACCTTATCGTAATGGTAGTTAAGTCTATTAATAATACGGAGAATGATATAATTAATGATTGCTATAAACTAATTAATTTTAAAAATCATGCAAATTATACCCAGCCAATAATGATTGTATTTGGTGAAAAAGAAAGGGAAAAAGACGAAGAGTTAATACATAATGTTAAATCAACGCTTATTAGAGACGGTAAATGTGGAAACAACTTTTTATTAATTTGGCATAAGTCTTTTGATAAAATAAAATATTGGCATATAAATAAAGATGTTGTATTGGAAAATCAAAAAGACAAATTAAACATTACTGTTGTATCGGATTTGAATAGCTGGCTTAATATATATATTCCTTTATTGTTAAAAGAGTTGGAAAAGAAGAACCACATTATAAGATGGACTAACGATGTAAAAACAGTTTTATATGGTGATCTTGCCTTCTATCTTGGCTGTAGACAAATTGTCCCTTCCGATATTCTAGAAAAGAATAAGCATAACCTGGTTGTTCATGAAAGCGATTTACCCTGGGGTAAAGGTTGGTCACCTCTTACCTGGCAAATACTAGAGGGAAAAAACGATATTCCTATAGTCTTATTTGAAGCAGCTGAAAAAGTAGATAGTGGCGTAATTTATTTAAAGGAAACAATGCATTTTACAGGAACTGAACTTGTCGAAGAATTGCGGGCAACTCAGGCTGATACAACATTTAAATTGTGTTTGGAATTTATTGATAACTATCCCGATATTATAGATAAAGCTGTTAGCCAAGAAGGAGAAAGCAGTTATTATCGTCGCAGAACCCCTGAAGATAGCCGCCTTGATCCAGATAAAACTATAAGAGAACAGTTTGACCTTCTACGAGTGGTGGATAATAAGCGCTATCCTGCCTTTTTTGAGTTAAATGGAGAGCAATATCTTTTAAAAGTTTTGAAAAAAGGAAATTAA
- a CDS encoding nucleotidyltransferase family protein: MINVSESQMQIILRILDRYVPDSQVWAFGSRVKGNFKSYSDLDLVVISEDKMSISEFGELIEAFQESDLPFRVDVLDWHAISPEFRQLIKQKYEVLKAKKSPTDSLLVAVLS, from the coding sequence ATGATTAATGTAAGCGAATCCCAAATGCAAATTATACTTCGTATTCTGGATAGGTATGTTCCCGATAGTCAGGTCTGGGCCTTTGGTTCACGGGTTAAGGGAAATTTTAAGAGCTATTCGGATTTGGATCTAGTTGTTATCAGCGAGGATAAAATGAGTATAAGCGAGTTTGGAGAATTAATTGAAGCATTTCAGGAATCTGACCTGCCATTTCGGGTCGATGTGCTGGATTGGCATGCTATTTCACCTGAATTTCGTCAGCTTATAAAACAAAAGTATGAAGTATTGAAGGCTAAGAAATCTCCTACCGATTCTTTGCTGGTAGCTGTCCTGTCTTGA
- a CDS encoding AbrB/MazE/SpoVT family DNA-binding domain-containing protein, whose product MSVARVGKRGTLIIPAEIRKNNGIKEGDELIINVSEAGVIYMIPKPKDFVMALKESGQGLWGDIDPVEYIRQERDSWD is encoded by the coding sequence ATGTCAGTGGCAAGAGTTGGGAAACGTGGCACATTAATTATTCCAGCGGAAATACGTAAAAACAATGGGATTAAAGAGGGCGATGAATTGATTATCAATGTCAGCGAAGCGGGAGTAATATATATGATTCCTAAACCCAAGGACTTTGTTATGGCTTTAAAAGAGTCCGGGCAGGGTTTATGGGGTGATATTGACCCCGTTGAATATATTCGGCAGGAGCGGGATTCATGGGATTAG
- the pseG gene encoding UDP-2,4-diacetamido-2,4,6-trideoxy-beta-L-altropyranose hydrolase, producing MSEIIAIRVDGNSEIGFGHLMRMKALAREFDKLGAEVIFLSRNPENIEGYRVMQLERRTGDEEDLRVEEMLMEMQAGMFIIDSYEYNQERLDRAGQLALFTVYVDDLNLQPFNTDFVVNGNLYAPGLPYRGRARFLLGSKYLLMREEFAGVPLRLPHPDVEHVLITFGAADMENVTPGILPVLKSYKHFEDLHWHVVIGPVFRNAAEVEAVVRECTNVTLHYNPDIKMLMDFCDISISAAGSTTYELAACGVPALLVVAADNQLRLAQEAERQGMAFNLGWYHELDPASLYFALDRLINNQRLREKMAVRGQELIDGRGARRVAGVLLQLA from the coding sequence ATGAGTGAAATTATCGCCATTCGGGTAGACGGCAACAGTGAAATAGGTTTTGGCCATTTGATGAGAATGAAGGCTTTGGCCCGGGAGTTTGACAAACTGGGGGCTGAAGTTATTTTTTTGAGTAGAAATCCGGAGAATATTGAGGGATACCGGGTAATGCAATTGGAACGCCGGACCGGGGACGAAGAGGACCTGCGGGTAGAAGAGATGCTGATGGAGATGCAGGCGGGGATGTTTATCATAGATTCCTATGAATATAATCAGGAGAGGTTGGACCGGGCGGGGCAATTGGCTCTGTTCACTGTGTATGTGGACGATCTCAATCTGCAGCCGTTTAATACGGATTTTGTAGTTAACGGTAACCTTTATGCTCCGGGGCTTCCTTATCGGGGGAGGGCCAGGTTTTTATTGGGTTCAAAGTACTTATTAATGCGGGAGGAGTTCGCCGGGGTTCCTCTACGTTTGCCCCATCCAGATGTGGAGCATGTGTTAATTACCTTCGGGGCGGCGGATATGGAGAATGTTACTCCGGGAATTTTGCCTGTTCTTAAAAGTTATAAGCATTTTGAAGATTTGCATTGGCATGTGGTGATAGGGCCGGTATTTCGTAATGCGGCAGAAGTTGAAGCGGTGGTAAGAGAGTGTACCAATGTGACCTTGCACTATAATCCGGATATAAAAATGTTGATGGATTTTTGTGATATATCTATCAGTGCCGCCGGGAGCACTACTTATGAGCTGGCGGCCTGTGGTGTACCGGCTTTGCTGGTAGTTGCAGCCGATAACCAGCTGCGGCTGGCCCAGGAAGCAGAGCGGCAGGGAATGGCGTTTAATCTGGGCTGGTACCATGAATTGGACCCGGCTAGCTTGTATTTTGCTCTAGATAGACTGATAAACAATCAGAGATTAAGGGAAAAGATGGCTGTTCGTGGGCAGGAGCTCATTGATGGGCGGGGAGCGCGGCGGGTGGCGGGGGTTCTGCTGCAGTTAGCTTAG